Within Elizabethkingia sp. JS20170427COW, the genomic segment GAAGATATCAAAGCTCCTGAAGCTTTCGAAATTGAAAGAAGACTAAAAGAAGAGCTTGACATCCCTTTAATGCATGACGACCAACACGGCACTGCAATTATCTCCGCTGCTGCTTTAGTAAATTCACTAGAAATTGCTGGCAAAAAAATTGAAGAAGCTAAGATGGTGGTAAATGGTGCTGGTGCTGCTGCTATTGCTTGTGCTAAATTATACATCTACCTAGGCATCAAAAAAGAAAATATCTTGATGTGTGACTCCAAAGGAGTAATTAACCACCACAGAGATAACCTTACTGCTGAAAAAATAGATTTTATCGCTCATACTGACATCAGCACTCTAGAAGACGCTGTAAAGGGAGCCGATGTATTTATCGGGCTTTCTAAAGGTAATGTTCTTTCTCCAGAGATGCTCCTTACCATGAACGAGAATCCTATTGTTTTCGGATTGGCAAATCCTACTCCAGAAATTGATTACGACCTCGCTTATGAGACTCGTAAAGATGTTATTATGGCGACTGGTAGAAGCGATTATCCTAACCAAGTAAACAATGTTTTAGGTTTCCCTTACATCTTTAGAGGTGCACTAGATGTACAAGCTAGTACAATTAATGAGGAGATGAAGATTGCTGCTGTACATGCTATTGCCGATCTTGCTAAAAAACCTGTTCCTGAAATGGTAGTTTTAGCTTACAATGCTAAAAACCTTACTTACGGAAGAGACTACTTCATCCCAAAACCTTTTGACAATCGTCTATTGGTAGATGTTTCCATCGCTGTGGCTAAAGCCGCTATGGAAAGTGGTGTAGCAGCAAAACCTATTACAGATTTTGAAGCATACGAAAACCAACTGATGGATCGTATGAACAAGGACGAAAAGCTCATCAGAATGATGCAAAACAGAGCTCGTTCTAACCCTAAGAGAGTTACCCTAGGCAATGCTGATGAATACAATGTTCTTAAAGCCGCACAAATCTTATCGGATGAGGGAATTGCCCAGCCTATCCTTTTAGGTGAAAGAAAACTTATTGAAGAAGCAAAAATAAAATATGGTATTGATATCGATCTTCCTATTGTAGATCCTAATGAAGACGCTCAGGAAGAAAAGAGAAAAGAATACCGCGAAACACTTTGGAAATTAAGAAACCGAAAAGGCATCAACGAATACAAAGCGAAAAGATATGTTAGAAGTAGTGAATACTTTGGATCTTTAATGCTAAAACATGGTGATACAGATGCCCTTATCTTAGGATATTCTAAAAACTATTCTACTGTTCTGAAACCTGTACTAGAGGTTATTGGCAAACAAGAAGGGGTAAGTAAAGTATCGGGTATGATGATGGTTCTTGCAAATAAAAAGCCTTATTTCTTCACCGACACCTCTATCATCCAAAACCCTACTTCTGATGATTTGGTCAACATGGCAAAAATGCTTAACCATACGGTAAAATCCTTAGCTATTGAGCCTAGAATTGCCATGCTTTCTTTCGAGAATTTCTCAGCCTACTCAGAAACGTCTAAAAAAGTAGCAAAAGCAGTAGAGATTTTACATGAAAAGCATCCTAATATGATTGTAGATGGGGAAATACAGCCTGATTTCGCAATGGATAGCGATCATCTTTCAGATTATCCTTTCTCTAAATTAGGAACAACACCTGCCAACTGTTTTGTGTTCCCTAATTTGGAATCTGCTAACTTATCTTATAAAATTATCAGAGGGATGAAGGTTTCTCAAGTGGTAGGGCCTATCTTAATGGGACTTTCTCAACCTGTACACATCTTACAAATGAGATCTAGCGTAGATGAAATTGTAAACCTTGCAACCATCGCAGTACTAGACGCCCAAAATAAAGAGAACAAATAATAAAAACATATATATCAAAAAAAACCCAGAAAGCTCTATTTCTGGGATTTTTTTTACACATACTCAAGGATTGATTTCAGCCCTCGTGCCGTTGATCTTCACCAAGATAAAATTTAGGCATTTCCCATTGGTATTTTACCGCTAGAGTTCTGATAATAACAATTAAAAGTATGGTCGTAATTTGTACTAAAGGATGTGGCCAACCCGTATAAAATGTTAAATATAAAAATACAGCTCCTCCCACAATACAAGCAGTAGCATAAATTTCTTTCCTGAAAATTAGAGGTATTTTATTCAATAAAATATCTCTAATAATCCCTCCAAAGCACCCTGTAATAGTTCCTAGAATTATGCATATTAAAGGGTTCAGATTAGCATTTAAGCCTTTCTGTACACCTATAATGGTAAATAATCCTAAGCCAAAAGAGTCAAAAATAAACAAGGTAACTTGAGCATTTTTCTCTAAAGATTTAAAAATCATCGCTACAAAAGAAGTCACGAAAATAAGGGTACACATCCTAAGATCATGCATCCAAAATACGGGAACATCCAATAATAAATCCCTCACCGTCCCCCCCCCTACCGAGGTAATAAAGGCAATAGTAAATACTCCTACAGGATCGAAACGCTTTTGCATAGCAGCAAAAGCTCCCGACATGGCAAAAGATATCGTCCCGAGTATCTCGATTATTAAATTAAGATTTTGATGTAATTCAGGATTCAATTTTAAATATATTAAATTTTCACCGCTGGAGGAACTAAAAGTTCATACTCTCCGTTATAATTAATAATTTCCCTTACAATGCTACTGCTTATAAAAGATTTTCCTGATGAAGTTAATAAAAATATAGTTTCTATTTTATCATCGTGGCTCAATCTTCTATTTGTTTGTGCAATTGCCTTTTCAAACTCGAAATCAGCAGGGTTTCGTAATCCTCTAAGGATAAATTTTACTTTTTTACTCTTACAATAATCGATAGTAAGACCTTCAAAATGATCTACCTCTATCTTATCGTAGTCTTTAAAAGTCTTTTTAATAAACTCTTTTCTCTTCTCTAAAGAGAACATATAGTTCTTTTTAGAATTATGACCAATGGCAATAATAATTTTATCAAAAAGAGGGTAAGCTCTTTCAACAATATCAAAATGACCTAGGGTAATAGGATCAAAAGACCCAGGGAATACTGCTATTCTCATATTTTTTTATTTGGCTAAAGCTTTTTCTACTTCATTACCACAAAGGTCTTGGATGGATATTCCATAAATCTTCGCTTGTTGTGGTAAAATACTTGCTGGTGAAAAACCAGGATTGGTATTCATTTCCAACATATATGGAGTCCCATCCATAATGATGTACTCGCTTCTAGAGAACCCACTCATTCCTAAAGACTCGTAGGCCTTTTTAGCAATAACCTCAATCTTTAACTTGGTTTCTTCATCTAGTCTTGCGGGTGTAATTTCTTCTGATGCTCCATTGTATTTAGCATCATAATCAAAAAACTCATTTTTAGAAACAATTTCTGTAATTCCTAAAACAATAGTTTCTCCGTGGTAATCGATTACACCTACTGATACTTCGGTACCTTTAAGGAAACTTTCAATCAATATTTCATCATCTTCTTGAAAAGCAATTTCTATTGCTTTTTGCAATTCTGAAACTTCTTTTACTTTAGAAATCCCCAATGAAGAACCTGATTGGTTAGGCTTCACAAATACTGGTAGGCCTAACTCTGCAATGATTTGTTCTTCATCTATTGCATCTCCTTTTCTAAGATATACACTTTTAGCAGAAGGAATTCCATATTTTGCTAAAACAGCTAAAGTATCTTTTTTGTTAAAAGTTAAAGCACTTTGGTAAAAATTACAACCGGTATACTTCATCCCTACTGCATCCCAATATGCTTGTAAGATACCATTTTCCCCTGGAGTACCATGAATAATATTGAAGCATGCATCAAATTTAAGTTCCTCTCCAGAAGGTAATTTTACAGAAAAATCTGCTTTGTTTACTGGAATTCTGTTTTCGTCTTTATCGATAAAAAACCACCCTTCTTTAAGGATATAAATTTTAAAAACATCGTACAATTCCCTACTCAATTCATCATAGATAAGTTGTCCACTTTTTAAAGACACTTTGTACTCATCGGAATAGCCGCCCATTACCACGGCAACTTTTTTCTTTGTCATTATTAATAATATATAGTAGACAAATTTAACTAAAAAAAGATTGCAATAAAGTTTCACCGAATAATTTATATCTTTGCGTTAATAAATTAAGATTCGCATTATGCTAAAAGCATTTTTCAACTGGAAAGTTTGGGTTAATATCCTACTAGCCATAGGAGTATTCATCGGCTTAGTATGGTTAACCTTTAGATGGTTGGAGTACCACACCGATCACGGAAAAGAAACCCAAGTACCGGATGTTACCAACCTTTCTGTTCAAAAAGCTGTGGAAGTACTAGACAACACAGGCTTGGCTTATGAAATTGATAGTTTTAACTTCGACCCTAAATACAAGCCTTTTCAGGTTTTGCAAATCTATCCTACTCCTGGATCTAGGGTAAAAGGAGGAAGCCCTATTCGCTTAAAAGTAAATCCTAGAACGTGGGCTCCTGTCGCTATTCCTGATATTATAGACTCTTACAAATACAGGGCATATTCAAAATTAAATTTAGTAGGCTTAAAAGTTGGGGATACCATCTATGAACCTAGCATTTCTAAAGATGCTGTTCTTAAACTCCTTTACAATGGACATCCTGTAAAACCTGGTGATTTAGTTCCTAGATTTGCATCCATAGATTTAGTTATTGGCCAAGGTCCTAAAAGAAACGTACCTATCCCTAATGTAGTGGGTAGGACCCTTGCAGAGGCCAAAGAAATCATCAAACAAAACTACTTTGAACTAGGAATTGTTTATGATGAGAATGAACAACCAGTTTCCGACCCTTCTTTAATTATTTTTTATCAAAATCCATCTGCAGGAAGTATTTCCGACCAAGGGATACAAATAGACCTTTGGGCAAGTAACAAAACTCCTGCGGAAATGCATAATAAAATCAAGGATTTGGACAGCCAATATCGTAGAAACTACGCTCCAGATCCTAGTTATTATCATAGTGAACCGGATTTCTCTAGTAGCTTTGATGATTTTGAAGAGCCTAAACATGTAGAAGCTCCCAAACCTGTAGAACGTAAAAAGGTTACTCCTGTAAAAAAGGCTGAACCAGAAAAGAAAAACACCGAAAAACCTGTAGAAAAACCAAAAGAAAAGAAAAAGGTAATTATCGAATAATATGGAGGAGGATATTTTAGACCTATATAAAGATCCTAATACAGAAGAGGAAAACAACAGCTCCGACGAAGACGGAGGACTATATGAACACCTGCATATTACGGTAGATAAAAAACAAGAGCCTTTACGGATTGATAAATTTCTATTGCTTCACCGCCAAAACTCTACCAGAAATAAAATTTCACAATCTTGTAGAGCTGGGAATGTAGTGGTTAACGGTACTCCTGTAAAGCAAAACTATAAAGTAAAACCAGGAGATGAAATTAGTATTTTACTAGCTCACCCTCCACGCGAAAATGTTATTATCCCTGAGGACATCCCTATCAATATTGTTTATGAAGATGATGATCTTGTAGTGGTAGATAAAGCAGCAGGAATGGTAGTACACCCTGGTTTTGGCAACTGGAGTGGGACTCTAGTAAACGCTCTTGCCTTTCATTTTGAAAAGAATGGACAAAAGTCGGATCTAGATAGAGTTGGTCTTGTGCATCGTATTGACAAAGATACTTCCGGACTATTAGTTATAGCAAAAACAGAATATGCGCTTAGCTTCCTTGCCAGACAGTTTTTTGAAAGAACTACCAAAAGACTATATTGGGCTTTTGTATGGGGGAATATTGAGGAAGAAGAAGGTACCGTAAGAGGACATATCGGAAGACATCTTAAAAATAGAATGCAAATGGCCGTTTATGAAGATGGCAGCCATGGCAAACATGCAGTAACCCATTACAAGGTATTGGAGCGCTTTAGATACATGACTTGGATACAGTGTAAACTAGAAACAGGGAGGACTCATCAAATCCGCGCTCATATGAAACATATAGGACATACTCTTTTCAATGATGAGCGATATGAAGGGCACACCATCTTAAGAGGTGTAAACTTGCCTAAGTATAAGCAATTTGTACAGAATGTATTCAACATCCTTCCTCGTCATGCCTTGCATGCTCATACTTTAGGATTTGTACATCCTACTACTAAAAAGGAAATGTACTTTGAAAGTCCTATGCCAGATGACATGACAAAAGCTGTAGAAAAATGGAGAAATTATCTCGAAAACAACGGATAATAAAACATTAAAACCTCGGAAAGTCCGAGGTTTTACTTTTAATACTATCAGATTTTATTGCTTTACAATTTTCTGATTTACCTTTTCTCCATTTACGGTTCCTGAAACTACGTAAACCCCTTTAGGCAATTGGCTTAAATCCAAAACTTCATCTGCGGATACTTGAGCAGATTTCACCACTTGTCCAGCTAAATTCACAATTTGTATTTGAGCTTTTTTGACAAAATGAAGTCCTGTTGTTACCATGGTGTTTTTCACTAAACTATATTTAGAGCTCGTAAAATCAGTTACTCCTAAATTTCCTGAAGTAACAGAAAAATCATCGAAATAAGCTGTTCCATTTCTATAAGCTCTAACTGCTAGCTGTAGTTTCACAACATTTGCAGGAGTCGTAACAGTGGTTGTAAATTGTTTCCATTCTGAAGATGGTTCAAAATATTCATTATTAGGTCCTCTTAATGGATCTGTAGAGGAGTCAGAAGAACTCCCACTTTGATAAACAATATTATTGTCTGCATCTTTATAAACAGACCATATTCTAGCATCTGTACTATCTCCTGTCGCCTTATACCATAACGATATCGTATATTTTTGGTTTGCAGAAACAGGAATTTCTTGATAAAACCCTGTAGTAGCACCTGCATTAATATAAGCCGCTGAATTACTTCCTGACTTTGGATTATCTGTTGACAATGTTGGTAAGGTATAAGATCCTGTAGGTCCTTTTGTCCAACTGTTTAAACCATCTTCAAACGACGGATTGGTTACTAAATTTTGCGCTCCTACAACCCCTGAAAGAGCTAATACGGTTAGTAAAGAATAGATTTTTTTCATAAATAAAACTTTTAAATAATTGACATAAGATAATTTATTTCTTACTAGGCATTTGTGCTGTAAATCTATACTTTTATTTCTAATTAAAAAAATATTATGTTTTAACATTTATTAACACAAACAAACCACTATAAATACTAACATTTAATAAAATAGCAAGGTTTATTATGTTAAATATACAATACTTCAATACCACATCACAATACCAAAAATCCATCCTATCAGCCTTATTTTAATAAAATGAGGAATGATGCTATAATTTTTTTAAAATCTATTCGTTAATAAAATAAGTACATTTGCGCAAAATAGATCAGTGTCTTTACCTAGGTACTTTTGGCTTTTTATCATTTTCTTTATGCACCATTGTTATGATGCACAGATTTTTACATGGAAAAATCCCAATCTCGCTCAAGATTCTATCTCTAATAAAGACAGTTTACTCGCCTCCAAAATCAACAAGGATTTTTATACTCGTGATACTCTTAATTACATTAAGGTACAAAAACCTATTCTTTATGATGAAGAAGTTTTAGCGAAAACCTATCGTAAAAAAAGTTTGGAACAACTTAACGCTAAAGGTTCTGTTATCCGAGGAATAACTTTTGGGAATAATCAAGGATCATCAATGCAATCTTCTATGGATATGCAGATTTCAGGAAAACTTTCTGACAATGTGAGTATTTTAGCCTCTTTATCAGATCATAATTTACCGATACAAGCGGATGGTTATACCCAAAGTTTACAAGAATTCGATAAAATTTACCTTCAACTAAATATTAAAAACAGTACCATCCTCAGAGCTGGGCATTTAGACCTTAATGATTACACCTCTTATTTCTCGAAATACCAACGCAGAAGCATGGGGCTACAAGCGGAAACCATATGGGGTAAAGAGGGAATAAAAAATAGCGCCATGCTCGCAATGGGAATCGCCAGAAGTGAGTTTCAAAGAATGAAATTCCAAGGGATAGAAGGAAATCAAGGTCCCTACCGATTAACTGGCAAAAATGGAGAGCTCTTTATTACCATCATTTCAGGATCAGAGCAAGTGTATATCGACGGGGTACTTATGAAGCGTGGTGAAAACCAAGACTATATCATAAACTACAATACTGGAGAAGTCACCTTTACAAGCTTTAGGCCTATATACCGCCAAAACTTCATTAATATTTCCTACAACTATACCAATAGGAATTACTCTCGTTACCTAGCTACCGCAGCGGTTTCTCATGAAAATGAAAAATTTAGAATTAAACTTGATGCCTTTTGGGAAAACGATGCAAAAAGCAATCCTCTAAGCCAAAATTTAACTCAAGAAGATATCCTCGCACTAGAAAATGCAGGGAACAATCCTGGAAAAATGTATGCTCCTTCGGGAGAAAAAACCGAATATGATGTTAATAAAATCCTTTATACTTTAAAACAAGGAGCTTCTGGAGCTTATTACGAATATTCTACCCAGAAAGATGATGTTCTCTATCAAGTTAACTTTACTTATTTTGGGCAAAATTTAGGAGATTACCAGATTAAACAAACCTCTAATAATGGGAGGATTTTCGAGTATGTAGGAGAAGGCTTAGGAGACTACAAAGCGGTAAAAAGATTAGTAGCTCCTACCAGCACTCAGGTATTTTCGGTATCTTCAGAATATAAACTTCATGAAGG encodes:
- a CDS encoding NADP-dependent malic enzyme — protein: MNQKDQERFKKAALEYHRIEPKGKIEVIPSKPHSSQRDLSLAYSPGVAEPCLEIERDRSLAYEYTGKGNLVAVISNGTAVLGLGDIGAEASKPVMEGKGLLFKIFADINVFDIEINEKDPEKFIQVVKAIAPTFGGINLEDIKAPEAFEIERRLKEELDIPLMHDDQHGTAIISAAALVNSLEIAGKKIEEAKMVVNGAGAAAIACAKLYIYLGIKKENILMCDSKGVINHHRDNLTAEKIDFIAHTDISTLEDAVKGADVFIGLSKGNVLSPEMLLTMNENPIVFGLANPTPEIDYDLAYETRKDVIMATGRSDYPNQVNNVLGFPYIFRGALDVQASTINEEMKIAAVHAIADLAKKPVPEMVVLAYNAKNLTYGRDYFIPKPFDNRLLVDVSIAVAKAAMESGVAAKPITDFEAYENQLMDRMNKDEKLIRMMQNRARSNPKRVTLGNADEYNVLKAAQILSDEGIAQPILLGERKLIEEAKIKYGIDIDLPIVDPNEDAQEEKRKEYRETLWKLRNRKGINEYKAKRYVRSSEYFGSLMLKHGDTDALILGYSKNYSTVLKPVLEVIGKQEGVSKVSGMMMVLANKKPYFFTDTSIIQNPTSDDLVNMAKMLNHTVKSLAIEPRIAMLSFENFSAYSETSKKVAKAVEILHEKHPNMIVDGEIQPDFAMDSDHLSDYPFSKLGTTPANCFVFPNLESANLSYKIIRGMKVSQVVGPILMGLSQPVHILQMRSSVDEIVNLATIAVLDAQNKENK
- a CDS encoding RluA family pseudouridine synthase, giving the protein MEEDILDLYKDPNTEEENNSSDEDGGLYEHLHITVDKKQEPLRIDKFLLLHRQNSTRNKISQSCRAGNVVVNGTPVKQNYKVKPGDEISILLAHPPRENVIIPEDIPINIVYEDDDLVVVDKAAGMVVHPGFGNWSGTLVNALAFHFEKNGQKSDLDRVGLVHRIDKDTSGLLVIAKTEYALSFLARQFFERTTKRLYWAFVWGNIEEEEGTVRGHIGRHLKNRMQMAVYEDGSHGKHAVTHYKVLERFRYMTWIQCKLETGRTHQIRAHMKHIGHTLFNDERYEGHTILRGVNLPKYKQFVQNVFNILPRHALHAHTLGFVHPTTKKEMYFESPMPDDMTKAVEKWRNYLENNG
- a CDS encoding D-alanine--D-alanine ligase; translation: MTKKKVAVVMGGYSDEYKVSLKSGQLIYDELSRELYDVFKIYILKEGWFFIDKDENRIPVNKADFSVKLPSGEELKFDACFNIIHGTPGENGILQAYWDAVGMKYTGCNFYQSALTFNKKDTLAVLAKYGIPSAKSVYLRKGDAIDEEQIIAELGLPVFVKPNQSGSSLGISKVKEVSELQKAIEIAFQEDDEILIESFLKGTEVSVGVIDYHGETIVLGITEIVSKNEFFDYDAKYNGASEEITPARLDEETKLKIEVIAKKAYESLGMSGFSRSEYIIMDGTPYMLEMNTNPGFSPASILPQQAKIYGISIQDLCGNEVEKALAK
- a CDS encoding carbohydrate binding domain-containing protein, encoding MKKIYSLLTVLALSGVVGAQNLVTNPSFEDGLNSWTKGPTGSYTLPTLSTDNPKSGSNSAAYINAGATTGFYQEIPVSANQKYTISLWYKATGDSTDARIWSVYKDADNNIVYQSGSSSDSSTDPLRGPNNEYFEPSSEWKQFTTTVTTPANVVKLQLAVRAYRNGTAYFDDFSVTSGNLGVTDFTSSKYSLVKNTMVTTGLHFVKKAQIQIVNLAGQVVKSAQVSADEVLDLSQLPKGVYVVSGTVNGEKVNQKIVKQ
- the coaD gene encoding pantetheine-phosphate adenylyltransferase; amino-acid sequence: MRIAVFPGSFDPITLGHFDIVERAYPLFDKIIIAIGHNSKKNYMFSLEKRKEFIKKTFKDYDKIEVDHFEGLTIDYCKSKKVKFILRGLRNPADFEFEKAIAQTNRRLSHDDKIETIFLLTSSGKSFISSSIVREIINYNGEYELLVPPAVKI
- a CDS encoding PASTA domain-containing protein; protein product: MLKAFFNWKVWVNILLAIGVFIGLVWLTFRWLEYHTDHGKETQVPDVTNLSVQKAVEVLDNTGLAYEIDSFNFDPKYKPFQVLQIYPTPGSRVKGGSPIRLKVNPRTWAPVAIPDIIDSYKYRAYSKLNLVGLKVGDTIYEPSISKDAVLKLLYNGHPVKPGDLVPRFASIDLVIGQGPKRNVPIPNVVGRTLAEAKEIIKQNYFELGIVYDENEQPVSDPSLIIFYQNPSAGSISDQGIQIDLWASNKTPAEMHNKIKDLDSQYRRNYAPDPSYYHSEPDFSSSFDDFEEPKHVEAPKPVERKKVTPVKKAEPEKKNTEKPVEKPKEKKKVIIE
- a CDS encoding trimeric intracellular cation channel family protein; amino-acid sequence: MSGAFAAMQKRFDPVGVFTIAFITSVGGGTVRDLLLDVPVFWMHDLRMCTLIFVTSFVAMIFKSLEKNAQVTLFIFDSFGLGLFTIIGVQKGLNANLNPLICIILGTITGCFGGIIRDILLNKIPLIFRKEIYATACIVGGAVFLYLTFYTGWPHPLVQITTILLIVIIRTLAVKYQWEMPKFYLGEDQRHEG